Within Dethiosulfovibrio russensis, the genomic segment TTGTTCTTTGCTGTACCTCGCCATGTGTCGCACCTCCAGGGAGTCTCTCTCGACTCGCTAAGCTAGTCTATCATGCGACACCTATTTTGGCAGGTAGGGCTGACCTAAATCAACCTAAGATAAAAAAATGGTCTTGACAATGGGGTCCACCATAAAAAATCCATTTCAGTACCACCACTAGTGAAACTATTAGTGGCAAAATCAAACATATACTCATGTCAAGAACAGTTGAATGCAATATTAGGTTTTTAAATAAAAACTCAGTAATTAAAATACATGGATTGGCATTGTGAATCTATGGCGCTATTATTGTGATAATTTATGCTTAAAGAAGTATATTTAGCCTATATCTCTACTCTAGTTTTTAATGTAACAACCGTAAACACTAAAGATAGAAATCAACCAAGGTACTACTCTTGAACTATCACTATTTTCGACAGGGATAGTTTATATGATTAAAAAAATAACAACAGGAGGGGCTAAGCGTGAAGATTTCATCTGTTCGCGTTAATAATTTTCGAAAGCTACAATGTTGTCATATAGAGTTCAGCGAAAACACTACTCTTTTCGTAGGCGCTAATAATAGCGGAAAGACTTCCGCTATGGATGCTTTAGGTAAATTCTTGGCAGGTAGAGGTTTTGATTTTAATGATTTTACCATATCAAACCGTCCCGCCATAAATATGATCGGCGATGAATGGATAGCTCAGGATTGTAAGATTCCGGAAGATTTGACAAGATGGGATAACCTCGTTCCCATAATGGATGTTTGGCTAGAGGTTGAACGTAACGAAATTCATTATGTTGCCAGTATCATACCTACATTGAAATGGCGAGGTGGAAAGCTTGGAGTCCGCCTTGCCTTTCAGCCTAAAGATATTTCAAAGTTATTTACAGAATATCGGGAGGCTTATTCTGCGGCTCGTACTACTGAATCTGCAGGAAAAGGAAAAGATGGGGCTCATATAAATTTATACCCAAAAGATTTATGTGATTTCATCGGTAAAAACTTAGCTGTGTATTTTTCTATTAAGTCATATGTACTTGACCCAGAACAGTTATTAGCAGAACCACCACAACCAACATCTTATGCAATGGAATGCTTCACCGATAACCCTTTAAAGGGAATCATTAGGATCGATATGATTGACGCTCAGCGTGGCTTTTCAGATCCAGATTCTTCCGATGAAAGAGAAAGGTCACGAAAACAATTGTCTACCCAAATGCGGAGCTATTACGACAAACACTTAGATCCCGAGAAGCTCCCTACCTCTGAGGATTTAGAGATATTGGAAGTTACCGAACAAGCAAGAGGTGTTTTTGATAAAAGCCTAGCCGATAAATTTGCTCCCGCAATTTCAGAACTGGAAGGCTTGGGCTATCCTGGCGTAACTGATCCCAAAATTACGATTACAACGAAGGTTAGTACGAGTGATACGTTGAAGCACGATTCTGCCGTACAGTATGCTCTTAGCAAAAACGATGTAACATTAAAAATGCCGGAAAAGTATAATGGTTTAGGTTATCAGAATCTCATCTCAATGGTATTCGATCTAATGAGTTTCCGCGACAGTTGGATGAGGGTGGGAAAAGCCCGACAAGAAGAAGACGCTGCAGATATAATTGAACCATTGCATTTAGTTTTAGTAGAAGAGCCGGAAGCGCATTTGCATATGCAGGTGCAGCAAGTATTTATACGGAAAGCCTACTCAGTGCTGCGAAATCATAACTTTCTTAATGACAAGAAAAATTTTGCCACACAACTTGTGATTAGCACCCATTCCAGCCATATTGCGCGCGAGACAAACTTTGCGGATTTGCGCTATTTCAAGCGACTTCCCGAATGCGCCAGCTGTAACATTGCCACAGCAAAAGTGATTAATCTATCCGATGTGTTTGGTAAAGAAGATGAAACAGATAAATTTGTAACGCGATATCTGCAAACAACCCATTGTGACTTATTCTTTGCAGATGCTGCCATATTAGTTGAGGGTTCTGCTGAAAGCATGTTAGTACCTCATTTTATAAAAGATAATTATCCTGAGTTACATCAAAGATATGTTTCTATACTTAATATAAATGGTCGTCATTCACATAGACTTAGTCCTTTAATTGATAAACTCTGCTTACCTACATTAGTGATTTCCGATTTAGACTCTGTGGAACCAGGAGGTCACCATAAGGCTGCTCGTCCTGTTCGAAATGAAAAATTAATAAGCGGCAACTATGCAATTACTGATTGGCTGCTTAAGGAAAATGGTTTGGACACGCTTCTTGATCTTCCAGCAGAACGAAAAGTGTTTGCAAATGAAACAGCCTATAAATATTCTATTCGTATTGCCTATCAGACTCCAGTGAAAATTAATTTTAATGGAACGTCAACAGAAACATTGTCGAGCACATTTGAAGACTGTCTGATTTACACGAATTACAAATTATTCAAGGACCTTAAAAAACACGACCTTGGAGATGATGCCGGGAACCTTATTAAGAAGGTAAATATCGCGCTTAATACCATAGAGTTATTTAACGAACTCCACGCTCAAATATATCGAGAACTTCGTGAGGGAAAGTCTGATCAAAAAGCTGAATTCGCTTTGGATTTAATTTATACAATCGATCCCCGCAAACTGACGGTTCCGAAGTATATTGCAGAGGGCTTAAAATGGCTTCAAGCGCTTCTGTGTCCGGAGGAGTGTTGAAAGATGGAAGATAAAAGAACTGTCCAAGAATTAACTGATAATCATATAGATGATCATGTGGACGACGAAATAAAACGGTGTTTTTCTGAAGAGAGTCCCAAAAGTTTTTTTATGTTTGCAGGAGCAGGCTCCGGCAAAACGCGAAGTTTAATTAATGCGCTTTCTTTTTTAGATAAAAAAATTGGGTCCAGATTATCGACACACTCAAAACAAGTTGCGGTGATAACTTACACAAATGCTGCTTGTGATGAAATTTCTAAAAGGCTTCAATATAAGCCTATATTTGCTGTGTCAACTATCCATAGTTTTCTATGGGAACTGATAAAAAATTATCAGACCGATATAAAGACTTGGGTTATTGAATCTCTGAAAAAAGATATTGCCGAATTGAATGAAAAGCAAATTAGAAGACGTGGTGGTGATGCCGCCATTAGAAGAGTAGAAGAAATTAAAAAGAAGACTACTCGCCTTGCTAAGATTGAAACTGTAAAGAAATTTTCTTATAGTCCTAATGGTAATGATGTGGGTTATGATTCTCTAAATCATAGTGAAGTTGTCAAAATGGGTTCTGATTTTATTGCCACCGAGGAAACCATGCAGGAAATTTTAGTGAGTAAATATCCAGTCTTACTAATTGATGAGAGTCAGGATACAAAGAAAGAGCTTGTTGATGCGTTGTTTGTTATTTACGAGAAATATAAGGACAGATTTGTTATTGGCATGTTTGGTGACACAATGCAACGGATATATATGGATGGCAAAGACAATTTAGCTGGCTGTATCCCTGATGAATGGGAAAAACCAAAAAAGGTCATGAACCACCGTAGTGCCACGCGAATAGTGGAATTAGCCAATGCAATTCGAAAGACTATGG encodes:
- a CDS encoding ATP-dependent endonuclease, with the protein product MKISSVRVNNFRKLQCCHIEFSENTTLFVGANNSGKTSAMDALGKFLAGRGFDFNDFTISNRPAINMIGDEWIAQDCKIPEDLTRWDNLVPIMDVWLEVERNEIHYVASIIPTLKWRGGKLGVRLAFQPKDISKLFTEYREAYSAARTTESAGKGKDGAHINLYPKDLCDFIGKNLAVYFSIKSYVLDPEQLLAEPPQPTSYAMECFTDNPLKGIIRIDMIDAQRGFSDPDSSDERERSRKQLSTQMRSYYDKHLDPEKLPTSEDLEILEVTEQARGVFDKSLADKFAPAISELEGLGYPGVTDPKITITTKVSTSDTLKHDSAVQYALSKNDVTLKMPEKYNGLGYQNLISMVFDLMSFRDSWMRVGKARQEEDAADIIEPLHLVLVEEPEAHLHMQVQQVFIRKAYSVLRNHNFLNDKKNFATQLVISTHSSHIARETNFADLRYFKRLPECASCNIATAKVINLSDVFGKEDETDKFVTRYLQTTHCDLFFADAAILVEGSAESMLVPHFIKDNYPELHQRYVSILNINGRHSHRLSPLIDKLCLPTLVISDLDSVEPGGHHKAARPVRNEKLISGNYAITDWLLKENGLDTLLDLPAERKVFANETAYKYSIRIAYQTPVKINFNGTSTETLSSTFEDCLIYTNYKLFKDLKKHDLGDDAGNLIKKVNIALNTIELFNELHAQIYRELREGKSDQKAEFALDLIYTIDPRKLTVPKYIAEGLKWLQALLCPEEC